DNA from Branchiostoma lanceolatum isolate klBraLanc5 chromosome 6, klBraLanc5.hap2, whole genome shotgun sequence:
ttgtctttggtgctgaacactatccgcacacaaacattcctgtctctggtgctgaacacaatccgcacacaaacattcctgtctttggtactgaacactatccggaCTTAAACATActtgtctttggtgctgaacactatccgcacacaaatattactgtctttggtgctgaacactatcctcacaaaaacatacctgtctttggtgctgaacactatccgcacaaaaacattcctgtctttggtgctgaacactatccgcacacaaacattcctgtctttggtgctgaacactatccgcacaaaaacatacctgtctttggtgctgaacagtatcCGTAcaaaaacattcctgtctttggtgctgaactctaTCCGCACAaaaacatacctgtctttggtgctgaacaatatcCGCACAAAAATatccctgtctttggtgctgaacagtatcCGTAgaaaaacattcctgtctttggtgctgaacactatccgcacacaaacattcctgtctttggtgctgaacactatccgcacacaaacattcctgtctttggtgctgaacactatccgcacacaaacattcctgtctttggtgctgaacactatacacAGACAGAATACCTGATCTTGATACTGAAAATtatctgcacacaaaaaaatatgttCTTGGTACAAAAAACTATCCACGCGGAAACATACCTGTTAAAGtaacatttcatttgaaaatatacgACAATATCGTGATAACTATTAGAAAATTAAACCTTAAATAtaacatttgcttgcaaatgatAATGTTTACCTTTACATTGTCTAGCTTAACAAACTACTGCACGGTACTAAAAAAATCACATATATTTTGACAAACCCTTCCAGCTGCGTCCTACTGGTTGCTACAtaaatttatttaaaaaaaaaaaactcaggGTGTCTGCTaatttaccagtaaccatggtaacagctGTCTGGTCCAGGTCGTTGACCTTTTTGTTTGGAAAGGAAGAAGACAAAGCTGGATTAGCGTAGCGCACAAAGAACATGCTTCCCTTCAGTGAAGGTTAACATGAAAATGTACCAAAAAGGGTTCGAACCTGAGTCAAAAAATGTTAACCATTATCCGGACATATGCGTACACGCTTAAAATCACTGAGCGTGCAAATACACATAAAGGCGTAGACTTGTAGATGATATCAAAATTTCCATGTCTTCTGAGGCGACAGCAGCTTTAAGAGGCTGGAATCCAAACCGTGTCAATAATTCCTTAAAGTCGGCAATTAATGAAttttccccgtaccatccctcagtggaacaccctgcctggcacggttgcgacggctcccaccgttgagtcgttccgtgccaggctggagtcctgcccgccttagcccgggacctcaactccccccctactatgcccctgaaggggttatttgggggcaacaactatgtagatgtagatgtaatgACAACGTTATTatgcatcttttttttaaagtgtgaagttgtaagaaaaaacaaagaaagcaatCAATGATGGTGCCCGTACATTATCAAGATCTTATCCAGTCGACGTACAGTTGCTACCGCATTCTACCCGTTTCAATGAGAACGAGCCTACAAGGCAAATGTTCACCATAGCCAGACAGATTGAATCTGAAGACGTCACGTTTCCATGACAACGAATGCAGCTCTTATCTCCACATCATTTCCGGTCTCAGGGAAGCGCACATCCACACTTCAGACTGGCCAGCAGGGTGCGGCCGACGATTGAAAATACAAGTACCGAAGGGGACGAAGCGGGTTTTCGTGCTTGGCCCCCAATATCTTTTGTCAGTTTTCTTGCTCTGCCTATAACCAGTCGCGCTGTGGCACTGCCATGTCCATACTGTGACTCCATGTAAAAGCTGCGGAATAGCATCAAACACTTGTCGTTGGCTGGTGTATTTTCCGGTGAGTGTGTATAATCATTTAACTGCAGGCTCACGTAGAATAGCGTGCCAGTTTGTGATCAGTTTAACCAGTTTAGGGGCGCACCCTGGGGAGtcaccatctcaaatttcaaacacaacGCTAGGACAGATACATACGAACTGTCACGTTTACTCCGAGGtttgcccgccttagcctggggcctcccctactttgccccttgcggggttatctgtCGGTAGAAAAGTAGAAgaagtgaccctgcctctggaccaagaagtcgtgagttcgattcccACCCGTGTCGCTCAACCGACGTACGCTACTGGAATTAACTTGTAGATATTGTCCATAGTgtctctgtcttctctgtcataagcagagaaagagtagctcttcagtgatcTACACTGGTTTTGATAAACTTTCACTTTCTTCTCAGGTGTCTTCTGCAGAAACACAGCTCTAATATGACGGCCTTGACGTCTATCAGACTGACCATATTTGTATTGTTTCTATCTTGGAAAGTTACAAGACAAAACGCCACCTGCCCGAAAACATTCAGTTGTTCAGGAACTCCCATGTCATGTCTGAATTACTATTATAGCCGTGGCAACGTTCTCCATTCTATCCCTTCACCGTTACCGTCATTTTTGACGGGACTTAATCTGATGCATCAAAACATTCCTGACATAGAAGTTGGAGATTTTCCGCTTCTAGAATCTATGGGGCAGCTGTATATACAAAGATCTGGCGTCGTAAACATCCAGCCATGTTCTTTTATAAACTTGCCGTGTCTTACAGAACTAAATCTTAGTGGTAACAACATCAGAAAGCTGAAGCCACATACGTTTAAGGGACTCAATAACTTAGCAATAATGGTCTTGTTTGAAAACAAGCTACATTCCGTTGACAAGAAAGCTTTTGCTGGGCTACCTCGGTTGAAAAGATTGGTTTTGAATAACAACTGTCTTTCTAGCATCCCACAAAGTATTGTGTTGCTCAAATCACTTAGAGTATTGAGTTTTAagaacaatatcaaaacatttccgaTACGCGTTGAAGAATTAAAGCGTCTATATGTCCTGTACTTAACAATGGACAAGATAGGATGCGACTGCAGAGAAAGGGAAGTCAAGAAATGGCTTCTAGGATATCCACGTGCAAAACAGTGGCACATCGTTTGCATTGATAAAGTTACTGAACAGACAAAACAACTCAAAGATATTACATTGAGCGATATGACATGTCCAGCACCTGAAGTATATGTTATAGGCAACAAGGAAAGTAGAAATATCACAGGGAGCAATTCGTTTATCTGTCAGACAAACTGCGAAGAAGGTCTCACATTCTCGTGGATTCTACCAAATGGTGAGCACAGCTCTTCAAGTCAAACGTATTCCACAAACTACACttatgttacaacaaagtcGTCATGCAAAGGACTGGGTGTGGAAATATCGGAGACAAGGAGAATGTGCTACGCAGTGTTGAACATCCCTGTAGTTAACAACGCCACAGCAGGCAACTACACTTGCAGGGTGGTGACTAACTATACGAAATCTGCTACAGTGTCTGCTGTACTAAGATTTAGTAATGTTATAACAACCTTGTCGAACCCCGGTGTCACCACAGGATTTAACAACAGTGACGGGAATACTGTAGCTAACACCTTTCAGGGTAAAGAAACGACGGTGAAATTGACAAatgaaattgtgaaaacaacaacagtcaggTACATAGTATTGCTAGACGATGAAGGTGATAATTTCAACGGGCCAGAACAATCTACAGAAGTGATGATCTACACAATGCTGGCTACCGTCTTCTGTTGTTGCTTTGTATTTGGATCAGCCATTTGTATCAAAAACTGTAGATCAGTGTCCAAAGAATGTGGTGGACATGGCAACAATGTGGACGGAAACTACGAAAACGACGACCAGTTTCCGGACTCAATTGAAGCTACGAATAGACACTACGAAAATGACGACCAGTTTTCGGACGAAGATGGAGTTACGGTTGGACACTGCAAAAACGACGACCAGTTTCCGGACTCAATTGAAGCTACGAATAGACACTACGAAAACGACGACCAGTTTCCGGACTCAATTAGAGATACGAATAGACACTACGAAAACGAAGACCAGTTTCCGGACGTATCTAAAGCTACGAATAGACACTATGAAAACGACGACCAGTTTCCGGACGCAAATGAAGATACGAACAGACACTACGAAAACGAATACCAGTTTCCGGACGTATCTGAAGCTACGAATAGACACTCCGAAAACGACGACCAGTTTCCGGACTCAATTAGAGATACGAATAGACACTACGAAAACGAAGACCAGTTTCCGGACGTATCTGAAGCTACGAATAGACACTACGAAAACGACGACCAGTTTCCGGACTCAATTAGAGATACGAACAGACACTACGACCAGGACAAAGATGAGACCTCAAAAGGACACTATGGCAATGAATTCAAGACAAAATCTGCATGTAAGACAAGCCAAGCATATGGGGAACCTGATGTAATACAAGAAACGGCACCAGCCTTGTACAGCACCGAGGATGTTGAAGAATAACAATAACCGATATAGAACTAGACAAGAGACAAGTAAATCAGAACAACCCTGTACACGATTGATGTCGTCAcgattccgagtacgcatgcgcaaggtcaaaggtcatt
Protein-coding regions in this window:
- the LOC136436992 gene encoding uncharacterized protein codes for the protein MTALTSIRLTIFVLFLSWKVTRQNATCPKTFSCSGTPMSCLNYYYSRGNVLHSIPSPLPSFLTGLNLMHQNIPDIEVGDFPLLESMGQLYIQRSGVVNIQPCSFINLPCLTELNLSGNNIRKLKPHTFKGLNNLAIMVLFENKLHSVDKKAFAGLPRLKRLVLNNNCLSSIPQSIVLLKSLRVLSFKNNIKTFPIRVEELKRLYVLYLTMDKIGCDCREREVKKWLLGYPRAKQWHIVCIDKVTEQTKQLKDITLSDMTCPAPEVYVIGNKESRNITGSNSFICQTNCEEGLTFSWILPNGEHSSSSQTYSTNYTYVTTKSSCKGLGVEISETRRMCYAVLNIPVVNNATAGNYTCRVVTNYTKSATVSAVLRFSNVITTLSNPGVTTGFNNSDGNTVANTFQGKETTVKLTNEIVKTTTVRYIVLLDDEGDNFNGPEQSTEVMIYTMLATVFCCCFVFGSAICIKNCRSVSKECGGHGNNVDGNYENDDQFPDSIEATNRHYENDDQFSDEDGVTVGHCKNDDQFPDSIEATNRHYENDDQFPDSIRDTNRHYENEDQFPDVSKATNRHYENDDQFPDANEDTNRHYENEYQFPDVSEATNRHSENDDQFPDSIRDTNRHYENEDQFPDVSEATNRHYENDDQFPDSIRDTNRHYDQDKDETSKGHYGNEFKTKSACKTSQAYGEPDVIQETAPALYSTEDVEE